A genomic window from Populus nigra chromosome 7, ddPopNigr1.1, whole genome shotgun sequence includes:
- the LOC133700081 gene encoding transcription factor AS1-like: MKERQRWQPEEDAVLRAYVKQYGPKEWNLISQRVEATGKTLNRDPKSCLERWKNYLKPGIKKGSLIPEEQTLVISLQAKYGNKWKTIASEVPGRTAKRLSKWWEVFKERQSKSKSKSLLHHHHCTEYSNQNHQLEDNIPFTGDKTSGQGKYDHILETFAEKYVQPKIFNQFQPFTTSLSTMTPPMPEPDPVLSLGSVGMNPGSHISSSTSTTVSATPSPYVSLSISPSDRGMDPDSTRLMPGQQMGTLVQYCKELEEGRQNCLQHKREATWRLSRLEQQLESEKERKRREKAKEIEAKIRCLREEEESFTSRIESEYEKQLSTWRRDAERKEAKLVEAWCSKHVKFVKRVGVHFGGGAARD, encoded by the coding sequence ATGAAGGAGAGACAACGTTGGCAACCAGAGGAAGATGCTGTGCTAAGAGCTTATGTTAAACAATATGGTCCAAAAGAATGGAACCTCATCTCTCAACGCGTGGAAGCTACTGGCAAAACCCTCAACCGAGACCCAAAATCCTGCCTTGAACGCTGGAAAAACTACCTCAAACCAGGCATCAAGAAAGGATCTTTAATCCCAGAAGAGCAAACCCTTGTCATTTCTCTTCAAGCCAAGTACGGTAACAAGTGGAAAACGATAGCTAGTGAAGTCCCAGGCCGCACAGCAAAGAGGCTAAGTAAGTGGTGGGAGGTTTTTAAAGAGAGGCAATCAAAGTCCAAATCCAAGTCTTTATTGCACCACCACCACTGCACGGAATACTCCAATCAGAACCACCAACTAGAAGATAATATTCCGTTCACCGGAGATAAAACATCTGGTCAGGGAAAGTACGACCACATCTTAGAGACCTTTGCAGAGAAGTACGTGCAACCGAAGATCTTCAATCAGTTTCAACCTTTTACCACTAGTTTATCCACTATGACACCTCCAATGCCCGAACCTGACCCGGTTCTTTCACTCGGGTCGGTTGGGATGAACCCGGGTTCACATATATCATCCTCAACCAGCACCACAGTTTCAGCCACCCCATCACCGTACGTGAGCTTGTCAATATCTCCATCTGATCGCGGCATGGACCCGGACTCGACCCGACTCATGCCGGGCCAACAAATGGGCACTTTGGTTCAGTATTGCAAGGAGCTTGAGGAGGGGAGGCAAAACTGTCTGCAACATAAAAGGGAGGCAACATGGAGGCTAAGTAGACTAGAGCAGCAGCTGGAGtcagagaaagaaaggaaaagaagggagaaagcgaAGGAGATAGAGGCAAAGATAAGGTGTTTGAGAGAGGAAGAGGAGAGTTTTACGAGTAGGATCGAGAGTGAGTATGAAAAGCAGCTGAGTACATGGCGTAGAGATGCTGAGAGAAAAGAGGCAAAGCTTGTGGAAGCTTGGTGCAGCAAGCATGTCAAGTTTGTCAAGCGAGTTGGGGTACATTTTGGTGGTGGTGCAGCCAGGGATTAG
- the LOC133698962 gene encoding pentatricopeptide repeat-containing protein At1g52640, mitochondrial has protein sequence MAMRSLTSKTRTLHSLFQSLCTSKSHSHRHPLSTLTPLNQIPPLPGLVNEISRILSDQRNPHHDLETSLNAFSSEISTNLVEQVLKRCKNLGFSAHRFFLWAKRIPGFEHSKESYHILVNILGTSRQFAILWDFLIEMRESHDFEINQEIIWLVFRSYSRANLPSDAIRAFDRMAEFGLRPSVDDLDKLLYVLCKCKHVKCAQQFFDRVKHKFEAKAKTYSILVRGWGDIGEAVAARKVFDEMLGRGCALDVLAYNSLLEALCKGGNVDEAYKMFREIGSHGVEPDACSYAIFIRAYCEANNIHSVFSVLDRMKRYDLVPNVFTYNCIIKKLCKNGKVEDAYQLLHEMMERGVSPDAWSYNTILAYHCEHSEVNRATKLISIMVKDNCLPDRHSYNMLLKLLVRVGRFDRATEIWESMGERGFYPSVSTYSVMIHGLCKKKGKLEEACRYFETMIDEGIPPYASTIEMLRNRLIGFGLLDHIEILAGKMERGTSCSIQELAKEMRGNKACVRSRNEETELESE, from the coding sequence ATGGCCATGAGATCCCTCACCTCAAAAACCAGAACCTTACACTCTCTCTTTCAGTCCCTCTGCACCTCCAAATCCCACAGTCATCGCCATCCTCTCTCTACTCTCACTCCACTAAACCAAATCCCACCATTACCAGGCCTTGTGAACGAGATATCCCGCATTCTCAGCGACCAAAGAAACCCCCACCATGACTTGGAGACCTCTCTAAACGCATTCTCTTCAGAAATATCCACAAACTTGGTAGAACAAGTCTTAAAACGTTGCAAGAATCTTGGGTTCTCAGCCCACAGATTCTTTCTTTGGGCTAAAAGAATTCCGGGTTTTGAACATAGCAAAGAGAGCTATCACATTTTGGTGAATATATTAGGTACTAGCAGGCAGTTCGCAATATTATGGGATTTCTTGATTGAAATGAGAGAATCTCATGATTTCGAGATAAACCAAGAAATTATCTGGCTTGTTTTTAGATCTTACAGCAGAGCTAATTTGCCAAGTGATGCTATTCGTGCATTTGATAGAATGGCTGAGTTTGGTCTAAGGCCCAGTGTTGATGATCTTGATAAACTTTTATATGTATTATGCAAATGCAAGCATGTGAAATGTGCCCAGCAGTTTTTTGATAGAGTTAAGCATAAGTTCGAGGCTAAAGCAAAAACTTACAGCATTTTGGTGAGGGGGTGGGGTGACATTGGGGAAGCAGTAGCAGCGCGTaaggtgtttgatgaaatgcttGGCCGAGGATGTGCCTTGGATGTGCTTGCATATAATAGCTTGTTAGAAGCTTTGTGCAAGGGAGGGAATGTTGATGAAGCGTATAAGATGTTTCGAGAAATTGGTTCACATGGAGTTGAGCCTGATGCATGTAGTTATGCCATATTCATTCGTGCATATTGCGAGGCAAACAATATTCATTCTGTTTTCAGTGTGCTCGATAGAATGAAGAGATATGATCTCGTACCAAATGTCTTCACTTATAATTGTATTATCAAGAAACTTTGCAAGAATGGAAAGGTGGAAGATGCTTATCAACTTTTGCATGAGATGATGGAGAGGGGAGTTAGCCCAGATGCATGGAGTTACAATACAATCTTAGCTTACCATTGTGAGCACTCAGAGGTTAATAGGGCAACCAAGTTGATATCTATAATGGTTAAAGATAATTGCTTGCCTGATCGGCATAGTTACAACATGTTGCTAAAATTGCTTGTAAGAGTAGGAAGATTTGATAGAGCAACTGAAATTTGGGAGAGCATGGGCGAGAGGGGATTTTATCCTTCAGTCTCAACTTATTCTGTCATGATTCATGGTTTGTGCAAGAAGAAGGGAAAACTAGAGGAGGCATGCAGATACTTTGAGACAATGATTGATGAAGGAATACCGCCATATGCTTCTACCATTGAGATGTTGAGAAACCGGCTAATAGGGTTTGGACTCCTGGATCACATTGAGATACTTGCAGGTAAAATGGAGCGAGGCACTTCTTGTTCTATACAAGAGCTGGCAAAAGAAATGAGGGGCAATAAGGCTTGTGTGAGATCTAGGAATGAAGAAACGGAGCTTGAAAGTGAGTAA
- the LOC133700080 gene encoding uncharacterized protein LOC133700080, producing the protein MVTCNLALVVAGIDNCTIYKSLRKACLLRKGTDSMALLLALPINLGLVATEALFRYRVVRAYDPVFGRFSMPMVLEGLLIAYLFSLLVVLDTISSYLFIRNCDPKIGREGAEICVQIEPVTDDSGISDGSLGLEMVFVN; encoded by the coding sequence ATGGTCACGTGCAATTTAGCCTTGGTTGTAGCAGGTATTGATAATTGCACTATATACAAGTCTCTTCGTAAGGCTTGCTTGTTGAGAAAGGGTACAGATTCAATGGCTTTGTTGTTGGCTCTTCCCATAAATCTAGGTCTTGTTGCTACTGAAGCCTTGTTCCGATACCGGGTTGTAAGAGCTTATGATCCTGTCTTTGGAAGGTTCAGTATGCCTATGGTCTTGGAGGGATTGTTGATTGCTTATCTGTTTTCCCTTCTAGTAGTTCTTGACACAATTTCCAGTTACTTGTTTATCAGGAATTGTGATCCAAAAATTGGGAGAGAAGGAGCAGAAATATGTGTTCAAATTGAGCCTGTCACAGATGACAGTGGGATTTCTGATGGTTCACTAGGACTAGAGATGGTgttcgtaaactga